Genomic DNA from Longimicrobium sp.:
CAGATCTTCTGGATGAGCGCCGTGGAACCGACGACGGCGCCGGCCATGAGGTCGGAATGCCCCGCGAGATACTTCGTCGCGCTGTGCACGACGAGGTCGATTCCCAGGGTGAGCGGCCGCTGATTGTACGGGCTCGCGAACGTGTTGTCGGCGAGCGTCACGATGCCCCGCGGGCGGGCGAGCTCCGCCACCGCCCCCAGGTCCGTCAGCCGGAGCAGCGGGTTGCTCGGCGTCTCGAGGAGAATGAGCCGCGTGTTCGGGCGAATGGCCTCCGCGAAACCGGCTGGCGAGGCCTGGTCGACGCTCGTCACCTGGATCCCCCACCGCGGCAGGAGATCACGGGCGAGCGTGGTCGTTCCGCCGTACTGGTTCTTCTGCACGATCACGTGGTCGCCCTGGCTCACGAGCGCCAGCACCGCGGTGGAGATGGCCGCCATGCCGGACGCCGTCAGCATCGCCGCCTCGCCCCCTTCGAGCCTCGCGATCACCGTTTCGGCGTGGGCATGCGTCGGGTTGCCGTACCGCGTGTAGAAGCCGTGATGGCGCGGCTCGCACGCCATCTCGTGGATCTCCTCGGCCGAGTCGCCGCGGAACGTGGCCGTCTGGTAGATGGGCGGGACCACGGCAGACGACGCGCGCAGCGAATCGTCCGCGTGCAGAAGGAGGGTGCCGCGGCCGGGCGCGGGGGCATCAGCGGACATCGGGTGTCTCCTCGGCAAGGGATCGATCTCCATGGCGCGCCTTTCGGGAGATCACGAGAGAGATTCCGGGCGGGGGCCGGCGCCCGGCAGACGGCGGAGGTATTCCGCGACCGTGGCGGAGAGTCCCCGGTCCAGCGCGTCCGCGACGAGCGCGTGCCCGATGGACACTTCCGCGAGATCGCCGACGCGCGCGCAGAATGGCGCGAGGTTTTCCAGGTTCAGGTCGTGGCCGGCGTGAACCGCGAGCCCCGATCGTCGTGCGCTGGCCGCCGCGGCCGCGTACCGGTCCAGCGCCGCGCCGCGCGCGGGGGAGTGGAAGGCGGCTGCGTACGGGCCCGTGTACAGCTCGACGCACTCCGCGCCCAGGCTGGCGGCCGCGGGCATGTGCTCCGGATCCGGATCGGCGAACAGCGACACCCGCACTCCCGCGCCGCGGAGCGTGGCGACGGCGTCCCGGAGCACGGGCTCAGGCCGCGTGAAGTCCCACCCGTGGTCCGACGTCCGCTGGTCCGGTGCGTCCGGCACCAGGGTGCACTGCGCGGGCCGGACCCGCGTTACGAGGCTGATGAACTCGCGGGACGGGTACCCTTCGACGTTCAGCTCCACGCCTCGCAGGCGTACGATCTCCGCGACTTCCTCCACGTCGCCGGGGCGCACGTGCCGCTGGTCCGGCCGCGGGTGCAGGGTAATGCCGTGTGCCCCCGCGTCGAGGCACTGGTTCGCGGCGCGCGCGACGCTGGGCGCACCCGTCGCGCGCGCGTTCCTCAGCAGCGCAATCTTGTTCAGGTTCACGCTGAGCCGGGTCATGGCCGCCTCCGTACAATCGTTGCGGTTTCCCCCCATCCATGCATACATTGCCTATGATTGTATCTATGCGTCGGCTCAGTGTCTGTCAAGCAGCGCACATTTCTCCCCGGCCGGGCCTATGTGGAAAGCAGATTCGCTGCGTAGCGACGTCCCTCTCTATGCGGCCATCGCCGACCGGATCGCGGCCGACATCGAGAGCGGCCGCCTGGCGCCCGGCACCCGGCTTCCCGCCCAGCGGGCGCTGGCGGCGGCGCTGGGCGTCAACTTCACCACGGTCACCCGCGGGTATGCCGAGGCGGAACGGCGGGGGCTGGTCGCCGGAGAAGTCGGCCGGGGTACGTTCGTCCGCGTTGGGCGCGGCGTTGCGGGGGGGCTGCGCGGGAGCGACCCGGGCCGGGTCGTCGACGTGGGCGTAAACCTGCCCCCGGCCCTCGCCGCCGACGCGGCGGCGCGGGCGCTCGAGGGCACGCACGCGCAGATGGCGAAGGACGTGGCCCACCGCGGGCTGCTCGACTATCAGGCGAACGCCGGCACCCCTGACCACCGGGCCGCGGGCGCGAACTGGATCACGGGGCACCAGCCCGATGTCGCCGCCGATCCCGACTGCGTCGTGATCTGCTCCGGCGCCCAGCACGCCATCACGGCCTTGCTGATGTCCCTCACCAGCCCCGGCGACGTCGTGGCGACGGAGTCGCTGACCTATCCCGGCCTGCGCTCACTGGCGGCCCAGATGCACCTGCAGCTTCTCGGGCTGCCCGCGGACGACGAGGGGCTCCTGGTGGAGCCCTTCCGCGCCGCGTGCCGCCGGGGCGGCGTCGCGGTGCTCTACTGCACGCCCACGCTTCACAATCCTACCACGAGCACGATGTCGGTGGCGCGGCGGCAGGAAATTGCGAGCGTCGCGGCCGACGCCGGCGTGCCGATCATCGAGGACGACGTGTACGGCCCCCTGCTCCGGGCGCGGCCGCCGTGCATCGCTTCCCTGGCGCGTGAGCACACGTACTACGTCGCCAGCCTGTCCAAGGCCGTGGCGCCCGGCCTCCGGATCGCCTACGTGCTGTCGCCCGACCGCCGCGCGGCCGAGCGACTGGCATCCGCCGTTCGGGCGACCACGTGGATGGCGGCGCCCCTCCTCTGCGAGATCGCCTCGCGGTGGATCGCCGACGGCACGGCGAACCGGATTCTCCAGGTGGCGCGGCGAGATCTCGCGGCCCGGCAGCGGCGTGCGCGGGCGCTCCTGGGGGGCTGGGACCTCCGCGCCGCGCCGACGGGCATGCACGCGTGGCTCCAGCTCCCGCGGCCGTGGACCACCGCTGACTTCGTGCTCGCGGCGCAGATCAGCGGGGTGCGTGTTGCCCCGGCCGACGCCTTTGCGGTGGGAGATGCGCCCGCGGCCGTCCGTCTCAGTGTGGGGGGACCCGCGAAGATGGACGACCTGGAGCAGGCACTCGCCGTAGTGGCGCAGCTGCTCGCGTCACCGCCCGGCTTCGAAGCCCGGCTGTAGCGGCACGGGGTGGACGAGGGGGGCGCCGGGGCCAGCGCCCATCGCCCGGTTGGCAGGGCGCTCGCGACGCGGTGCGTCGCTGTCCCTGGCTTACCGGGGCGTGGGGACAGGCCGTGCCACGGCGATGTACGAGGCCCGGCTTCCGTGGCGGTCCAGGGCGGTGAACTCCTCCAGTTCCAGCCCGGCGGCGTGGATCTGCGCCCTGAAATCGTCCTCGTAGGTCACGCGGCCGAAATCGATGCTCGTGACCCGCTTCAGCATGGGCTTCAGGATCTCCATCCAGCGAGCCGGCTGTTTCTGGATGGTCTGCGTGAAGAAGATGCGTCCGCCCGGCTTCAGCAGCGCGCAACAATGCCGCAGCGCCTGCTCGGGCTGGGGGAGGAGCATGAAGCTTCCGGAGAAATACACCGCGTCATAGGGCCCCGCCTGGTGATCGTAGACGGATTCGAGACGTACCTCGGCAAGGCCAGCCAGTGAGGAATGCCCAAGCCGCTGCCGCGCGCGCTCGACGTAGTCGCCGTCGATGTCGATGCCCACCACGCGCAGGCGCTTGCGCGACACCAGGTCGTCGTTCGCGAGCAATGCGCCGGCCGTGCCGATCCCCACGTCCAGCAACGCGGCACCTTCGGGGACGCGCCGCAGCACCTCCGCGTACCACCGGGAGGTGAGCCTCAGGATCAGGGTGTCGTAGATGAAGCCGCGAATCATGCGAAAACCGGCAGCGGGATCTGGGATGGAGCAAAGTCGTCCTCGGGCCCTGCGCGTCGGTCTGGCTACGACACCCACAGCATTTTGGCCTCGACGACCCGCCAGGACCCGCCATCGTTGCGGAGTGTGACCAGGTGCCCCGCTCCGCACAACGCGCCGCAGCCGTAGGTGACGTAGACCGCCGCGCGAGATCCGTCGGCCGATCGGCCGATGCCCGACAGCCGGATCACCCCCGCGTACCCCGGATACCGCTCCCGGAAGGCGGTCCAGTAAGCGCCCGGATCGGAGCGGGGAAGTCCGGCCATGTGGTCGTTCGGGACTACGCGGAATCGCTCCGCCGGAAACGCGCCGCGCGGCAGCTCCCGGCGATGCTCGTTCGCCGCCGTGAAGCCGGCCCGCACGTCGTCGGGGACGGACATAAAACGCGAGGCATCGCCCCGCATGTCCATCGTGCTGTCGACGACCAGGACCTTGCGATCCGCCTGGCCGTACCCGAGATGGGCGAGTGCCGCCGTATAGATGGCTGCGTCGACGGCGGCAGAACCTTCCTGGGCCGCTGCCGGCTGCCGGGGCTGCGCGAGGCTGTCGAGGGTCTCGACCTGGGTCCTTCCGTTGCGGCCGAGCGTCACGGCCACGCGGTCGTTGCCGGCAGGCGGGCGCCGGTCCACCACCACGCGGTAGCCACCCCGCACCCGTCCGTGCTCCCGGACGGAACACGCGCGGTCGGTGTCGCTACCGGGCGCTCCGCACACGTTTTCCCGGGCGACTTCCACCGCGCGCGCGCCACTGGGTGAACCGAGGTGCGCGCAGCCGGGGGCGGCGAGCAGGCCGATCGCACCGGCGGCCGTGGAGAGCCGCGCGGCGGAACGGGAGAGGGGATTCGGCATGGGGTTGCTCGGGACGAAGGAAAGCAGCGCGTCCGGAAAACATAATCGCGCCGGGGGATCAGGGCACGATGCGACACTCGTTGGGATGGGACCGTCCCCGACAGCGTAATGGTCAGCAGGCTACCCGCGGGAGTGCGAAGCGGATGAGGATCCGTTCCGCGGCCTCGTCCGCCGCCAGGTCCGTGGTGTCGAGGCGGAACCAGTCGTCCCGCCCGTCGCAGGCACCGCGCGAGTTCAGGCGAAATTGTGCGTCTGCCTGCAGCAGCCGTTGGCGCGATGCAGCGAGATCACGCTTCGACGGCTTTTCGGCCAGGCGGAACTCGGTTTCGTTCCGGCGCAGCCGTTCCGCCAGGGACGCCTCGAGTTCCGCGAACACGACGCGCCCGTCTCGCGTCCGGAAAATGTCTGCCCACCCCTCCACCGCGGCCTCGTCACCCGGATCGTCGAACGCCCACACGTACGTGAAGATCAACCCGGGCAGATTGCTTTCGGCTACTTCTTCGAACATGCGGCGGCGGAATTCTGCGACCAGCCGCTGGAACGGCGGAGAGCCGAACGGAAAGAAACGCAGTACGAGCTCGATCGTGTGATGGTTGTGGAAGAGCCGCAGGCCGGTGAGCGCCGCGAGCTCGTGGCCTACCGCCATCTTTCCGACGGCCGGCGGACCCACCAGGAACACGAGCATCGGCGGATCGACGGCAGCGCTCATCGGAATGCGATTACCGTTCGCCCAGTTCGAAGGAGTTCGACACGGCGTATTCCTCGGGCAGCGGGTCACCTACCCCGCTGTCCGCCCGACGATCGCGCACCCCGACCCACCACCGAAGCCGGTACGTGCCCTCCAGTGAACCATCGACCGCTTCCGACCAGCGCTCGACCTCGTAGGTGTCCGCGCGCAAGCGATAGCGAAAGTGATGTGTTCTCTTCGCGGGGATCACGAGCGGCGCGCTGAGGCACATCAGCTCGGCGGAAGAGAAAGCATGAACCCACGTCCCGCCGACGAGCTTCTGAAGCATTGGTCGCGCCGGGCTGTGGCATGCCGGCACCGCCACCGCTACATCGAGGGTGTTCCGGTAGGTGAGCTCGAAGTCGACGGCATGGAACACGTCCTCCCGGCGGATCTCGTAGGCAGGTGCATCCGTGACCAGAAGGGTCTCGCCGGGTTGGAGCGCCGCGCCTGGGCCGAACGGATCATCCCCGCCGGTACACGCACCGGCAAAGAGCACGGCGAGAACGGCTGGAATGCATTTGCGGAGCGCCACCTTTCACCTCCTATGCCTGAGAATCACCCAAGATGCCGCTTCCTGCCTGAACGCGTCGGCAGCCGCGATCGTGACAGCGGAACGGGAGCGCTGCGGACGCCACCCAGATAGCCACGAGCTCACCCGTCCTTCTGAACCTCGTACTCCAGGAGCATCATCCCGCTGGGGTATGCCTGGTGGCGGCGAAGCGTCAGCTGCCGGCGCACCGCGGGCGAGGGGAGAAGCGGGACTCCGCCTCCCAGCAGAATCGGAATGATCGCCGGCTCCACGGTATCGACCAGGCCCCATTCGAGAAGCTGGGAGAACAGCTCGCCACCGCCATACAGCCAGATGTCGCCGCCTGCGCCGCCGCGCAGCTCACCGATGCGCTCTTCGAGCCCGTCGCGAACCACCTCGATTCCGGGATGCCTTTCCGGATCCAGCGATCGAGAGGCGACCAGCACCTGCTTTCCGCCGAATCCCTGGCCCGCGGCACGGACCACCTCGTACGTGCGGCGGCCCATCAGCAGCGTATCGAACTGGGCGTAGAGCGCCTCGAAATCGAACGAGGGTTCGGGGATGATCCAGCCGAAGTCGTCGTCCGGCCCGGCGATGAAGCCGTCGAGGCTGCATGCAACCTGGTAGCGCACCCGTCTCATTTCACCGCCGTTTGTTTCGGCCCGAGGTCTGGTGGCTGGGCGGCCTCCGCTTCTGCCCGCAGCAATGCGGTGCGGGCCTCCGTCAGCTCGGCAAGGCACCGGAGCCGTACGACCTGGTACTCCCGCCGTCCCGCGCTCCTGGAACTCTCGAACTCGCAGTGGGCGTACCGGTACCGCGTCCAGGCCTCCTCCGCCACCGCCAGCTTGCCGCGCGGCACCGCCTCCAGTCCGGCGGCAGCATCCTGATACAGGCGCTTGTGCTCCGCGTCGGCCTGTTCGTAGCGGACGACGGCACACCGGTACATGTCGTGGAAGGTCCGTGCATCACACGAACGCGCCTGCCCCATAGCCCGGTTCGGGGCGAACAGGAGCAAAACGGCGAGAATCGCGTGCATCACCGCGGTAAATGGGGAAGGAGACCAGGTCGACATACCTCGAATCTCAGCGAGCGAGCCCCTGGCCTCCCAGGGGCACCGTCTCCACGCGGTTGCTGAACCCGGCGATCAGGGGACGTCCCTTCGCGATAGCAGCTTGCACACCGGGGAGGGAGAGCGAAGCCTGATGGCTTTCGCGCGTGTCCCAGACCTCGGTCATCCAGAGTGCGTCGCCATCGCCAGGATCGGCCGCGATCACATAGCTGAGGCACCCGGGCATGGCGTCTGTGCCATCGAGCAGGATTGCCGCCAGGGCGTCGCGCTGGCCCGGTACGGCCGACATCTTTGCGATTAGTCCATACATGGGTTCGATCCTGGGGCGACGTGTGTTGGACCTGGCCGTGCCTGCGGTACATCGGCGCGATGTCCGGCGAATGTACCGCCAGCTACGCCACGGCGCACTTCTTCACCGTGTCGAGGGTGCGGGTGGTGATGTCCTTTCCGAATGTGCGCTCGAGCAGCGTCATGAAGGCGGGGCCCTTGGGGCTGGGCTCGTACGCCGTGAACACCTCGGTGCCTGCAAGCTTGAGGATTCTAGCTCCGTCGAGTTCGAGCGGCAGTTGCACACCAGGGTTCGCGGCGCGCCGCAGGAAGGTGACCACGCGTTTAGCCGCGGGCGGCAGGGCGAACTCGGCGAACGGGTCGCTCGCGACGAGGTCCTGGAGATACTCGGTCGGCCGAATGATCGTGGGGAAAGCATGGCCCATCGACGCGGCTATGGCTTGCTCAGCCTGCCGTTCGAGCGCCTCCCAGGACGACTCACCCGTGGTGAACACGACGTTGCCGCTGGACAGCAGCGTGCGCACGTCGTCGAATCCCGCTGCCTGAAAGCACTCCTTCAGCTGCGGCATCTTGCAGTTCGAGGGGCTGACCCCGCGAAGCAGGGCGGCGTATCGAGGCATGGTCTAGGTCCGCTGGTGAGTACGTGCGCCGTCCCCAAGCTCAGGCGCCAACGCCAGGAAGCGCAAGTGCCTCCAGCCCCGACTCGCCGAACGCGGCCACTGGCGGACGCGCCCGTCCCGAGACACGACAACGTCACCTCAGCTCCCATCACGATGTCAGGGTTGGCGATGTATGCCGACGCGCCGCACAGAAATGCGCACCTGACCCGATTCATTCACCTATTGACATCGACGCAGCTGCGCCTGTCCGAGTCGGGCTTCCGGGCCGGAAAC
This window encodes:
- a CDS encoding PLP-dependent aspartate aminotransferase family protein, yielding MSADAPAPGRGTLLLHADDSLRASSAVVPPIYQTATFRGDSAEEIHEMACEPRHHGFYTRYGNPTHAHAETVIARLEGGEAAMLTASGMAAISTAVLALVSQGDHVIVQKNQYGGTTTLARDLLPRWGIQVTSVDQASPAGFAEAIRPNTRLILLETPSNPLLRLTDLGAVAELARPRGIVTLADNTFASPYNQRPLTLGIDLVVHSATKYLAGHSDLMAGAVVGSTALIQKI
- a CDS encoding pyridoxine 5'-phosphate synthase, with amino-acid sequence MTRLSVNLNKIALLRNARATGAPSVARAANQCLDAGAHGITLHPRPDQRHVRPGDVEEVAEIVRLRGVELNVEGYPSREFISLVTRVRPAQCTLVPDAPDQRTSDHGWDFTRPEPVLRDAVATLRGAGVRVSLFADPDPEHMPAAASLGAECVELYTGPYAAAFHSPARGAALDRYAAAAASARRSGLAVHAGHDLNLENLAPFCARVGDLAEVSIGHALVADALDRGLSATVAEYLRRLPGAGPRPESLS
- a CDS encoding PLP-dependent aminotransferase family protein, producing MWKADSLRSDVPLYAAIADRIAADIESGRLAPGTRLPAQRALAAALGVNFTTVTRGYAEAERRGLVAGEVGRGTFVRVGRGVAGGLRGSDPGRVVDVGVNLPPALAADAAARALEGTHAQMAKDVAHRGLLDYQANAGTPDHRAAGANWITGHQPDVAADPDCVVICSGAQHAITALLMSLTSPGDVVATESLTYPGLRSLAAQMHLQLLGLPADDEGLLVEPFRAACRRGGVAVLYCTPTLHNPTTSTMSVARRQEIASVAADAGVPIIEDDVYGPLLRARPPCIASLAREHTYYVASLSKAVAPGLRIAYVLSPDRRAAERLASAVRATTWMAAPLLCEIASRWIADGTANRILQVARRDLAARQRRARALLGGWDLRAAPTGMHAWLQLPRPWTTADFVLAAQISGVRVAPADAFAVGDAPAAVRLSVGGPAKMDDLEQALAVVAQLLASPPGFEARL
- a CDS encoding class I SAM-dependent methyltransferase encodes the protein MRGFIYDTLILRLTSRWYAEVLRRVPEGAALLDVGIGTAGALLANDDLVSRKRLRVVGIDIDGDYVERARQRLGHSSLAGLAEVRLESVYDHQAGPYDAVYFSGSFMLLPQPEQALRHCCALLKPGGRIFFTQTIQKQPARWMEILKPMLKRVTSIDFGRVTYEDDFRAQIHAAGLELEEFTALDRHGSRASYIAVARPVPTPR
- a CDS encoding AAA family ATPase, with protein sequence MTRCPRNTPCRTPSNWANGNRIPMSAAVDPPMLVFLVGPPAVGKMAVGHELAALTGLRLFHNHHTIELVLRFFPFGSPPFQRLVAEFRRRMFEEVAESNLPGLIFTYVWAFDDPGDEAAVEGWADIFRTRDGRVVFAELEASLAERLRRNETEFRLAEKPSKRDLAASRQRLLQADAQFRLNSRGACDGRDDWFRLDTTDLAADEAAERILIRFALPRVAC
- a CDS encoding dihydrofolate reductase family protein, whose amino-acid sequence is MRRVRYQVACSLDGFIAGPDDDFGWIIPEPSFDFEALYAQFDTLLMGRRTYEVVRAAGQGFGGKQVLVASRSLDPERHPGIEVVRDGLEERIGELRGGAGGDIWLYGGGELFSQLLEWGLVDTVEPAIIPILLGGGVPLLPSPAVRRQLTLRRHQAYPSGMMLLEYEVQKDG
- a CDS encoding lysozyme inhibitor LprI family protein, which translates into the protein MHAILAVLLLFAPNRAMGQARSCDARTFHDMYRCAVVRYEQADAEHKRLYQDAAAGLEAVPRGKLAVAEEAWTRYRYAHCEFESSRSAGRREYQVVRLRCLAELTEARTALLRAEAEAAQPPDLGPKQTAVK
- a CDS encoding putative quinol monooxygenase; the protein is MYGLIAKMSAVPGQRDALAAILLDGTDAMPGCLSYVIAADPGDGDALWMTEVWDTRESHQASLSLPGVQAAIAKGRPLIAGFSNRVETVPLGGQGLAR
- a CDS encoding DUF1697 domain-containing protein, producing the protein MPRYAALLRGVSPSNCKMPQLKECFQAAGFDDVRTLLSSGNVVFTTGESSWEALERQAEQAIAASMGHAFPTIIRPTEYLQDLVASDPFAEFALPPAAKRVVTFLRRAANPGVQLPLELDGARILKLAGTEVFTAYEPSPKGPAFMTLLERTFGKDITTRTLDTVKKCAVA